GAGCTGTGCAATTTCATTCAGTTTTTCTTCGTCGTTTAGAGGAATAATCGTTGACTGGGTTTTTCCGTTAACGTCCTGTTTTACAACTTTATAATTGTCATTACCTTTTGCGGCAACCTGTGCTAAATGAGAAATAACAATCAATTGCATGTCTTCAGACATTTCACGCATTAGATTTCCGATTTCTTCGGCTACTTTTCCTGAAACTCCGGTGTCGATTTCGTCTAAAATTAAAGTGGGAAGCTCGTCACTTTCAGCAATAATCTTTTTCACAGCGAGCATTACACGAGATCTTTCACCTCCCGAAATAGCAGTTTGAATAGGTTTTAATGGAAATCCTGAATTTGCTTGAAATAAAAGCTGAATGTTTTCTTTCCCAAACTGATTGTATTCGGCAGCTTCGCTGATTTCAATATCAACTTTAGCTTTTTCAAGTCCAAGTTTTTTAAATAAATCTTCTGCTTTTTTAATGAATACGGGGACGCTTTTCTTTCTGTTTTTTGAAAGTTTTTGGCTTAAAGCTTCCAGAGATTTTTCTTTTTTAGAAATGTTTTCAAGGATTTGTACAATGTAAGCTTCAATTTCTACCGTTCCTTTTTGTTCACCCGAAAGCTGATTTCTGATTTCTTTTAAATCTTCAATATCAGTAACATTGTGTTTAAGGAAAAGACTGTTTATTTTATTATTAAATTCTAAAAGCTGTGCTAGCGTTTCAGGATTGATTTCAATATTTTCGGCTTCATCTTCAAGTTCTGCAATGATATCCTTAATTTCTACAAAAGATGTTTCAAATCTCTCGTTAAGTTCTGCGAAATTGGTTGAAACTTCTGATATTTTCGAAAGTTTAGATTTTGCATCATTAAAAAAGGAGAAAATTCCTATTTCTTCCTGATGAAATCTCGACAAAAGCTGAGCTAGGTTTTCTGAAATCATTCCTGCATTTTCCTGCATAGAAAGCTGGTTCTGTAAATCTTCATAGTTTACATCATCCATTTTCAGGTCTTCAAGCTCATTCAAAAGAAATTGCTTATAATCACTTTCTTTCGTGCTTTCTGAAAGTTGAGTTTGAAATTTTTTTAGCTGAGTTTTTAAATTTTGGAACTCAGAAAAATCCTGCTGATAATTCTCAATCAGGTTTTTGTTATCAGAAAGTCCATCGATGATTTTAAACTGATATTCTGAAGTGAAAAGATTAGAGGTTTCAAACTGAGAATGAATATCGATTAGCTGAGAAGTCAGTTCTTTCAAAATATCCAAAGTCACCGGAACATCATTGATAAATGCCCTTGATTTTCCTGAAGGTAAAATTTCACGTCTGATAATGGTCTGATGCTCGTAATCGAGGTCATTTTCGATAAAGAATTTTTTAAACTGATTATTCAGTTCAAACTCTGTCTCAACGATGCTTTTATCTTCTGTTTTTGAAATTGATTTGATATCTGCTCTTTCTCCCAAAATCAACCTGAGGGCACCTAGAATAATCGATTTACCTGCGCCAGTTTCACCGGTAATTACCTGTAAACCATTTTTTAAAGACACATCGAGAGCATCAATAAGAGCAAAGTTTTTAATGTAAATTCTTGAAAGCATAGGTCAAAAGCAGATTACGTTTGTTACTGCAAATATAAAATTTAGAAGTCAGAATTAAAAAATTAAAACCCCTACTTCCATTTATTCCACTTAGATTCGGTATTCTTTGGAGAGAAAATAATCATCTGCTGTTTCAAAGTCCCGATGTTTATGGGTCCATTATTTCCAGAATTGAAAATATTGAATATCTCATCCGCTTTATTATCCATAAAAAGATTAAAGAAATAATTCTGCTGGAAAGAGTTTTCGTAGGTTTTCAGCTGTATTAAGGCATCAAAAATAATTTTCTTAGCTTGTGTTTGGTCTTGATTAAACAATCCGTCTAAACCAGCTCTGTGATACGTATAAATGGTAGAACGAAGTTGGCTCATATTAGGATTAAGAATTTCTCCAATTAAAATAGAACGGCTCCTAGGCTCATTAATCTGATTCCAACCTTCGTAATTTCTGTTTTGAGAATTTTGGGCAATCTGTTGTGCTTTTGAAAACCACTGAGTTCCACCCATTGA
The sequence above is a segment of the Chryseobacterium turcicum genome. Coding sequences within it:
- a CDS encoding DNA repair protein RecN, with product MLSRIYIKNFALIDALDVSLKNGLQVITGETGAGKSIILGALRLILGERADIKSISKTEDKSIVETEFELNNQFKKFFIENDLDYEHQTIIRREILPSGKSRAFINDVPVTLDILKELTSQLIDIHSQFETSNLFTSEYQFKIIDGLSDNKNLIENYQQDFSEFQNLKTQLKKFQTQLSESTKESDYKQFLLNELEDLKMDDVNYEDLQNQLSMQENAGMISENLAQLLSRFHQEEIGIFSFFNDAKSKLSKISEVSTNFAELNERFETSFVEIKDIIAELEDEAENIEINPETLAQLLEFNNKINSLFLKHNVTDIEDLKEIRNQLSGEQKGTVEIEAYIVQILENISKKEKSLEALSQKLSKNRKKSVPVFIKKAEDLFKKLGLEKAKVDIEISEAAEYNQFGKENIQLLFQANSGFPLKPIQTAISGGERSRVMLAVKKIIAESDELPTLILDEIDTGVSGKVAEEIGNLMREMSEDMQLIVISHLAQVAAKGNDNYKVVKQDVNGKTQSTIIPLNDEEKLNEIAQLLSGSKITEAALTQAKELIG